In one window of Frigoriglobus tundricola DNA:
- a CDS encoding DUF1579 family protein, producing the protein MFRCALLTLSVALAGVTAAAQQPGKSDDKKDPQAKFEPRSKPGAGQKFLEQFVGDWDVTKTFHPRTGEPTKTKGECRQKMIHDGRFLQSEFTFAGDNGTTTGTGQIGFEPETGKFTSVWTDSRQTRMSFRQSDEKFDGQKIVLIGKELGGGAKDGRRSQTTTTFDADRKTIVHRQHAIDADGKERLVMELVLTRKVPPAPAK; encoded by the coding sequence ATGTTCCGTTGCGCGCTCCTGACCCTTTCGGTTGCGCTCGCGGGGGTGACGGCCGCGGCGCAGCAACCGGGCAAATCCGACGACAAGAAGGACCCCCAGGCCAAGTTCGAACCGCGGTCGAAGCCGGGCGCGGGCCAGAAGTTTCTGGAGCAGTTCGTGGGCGACTGGGACGTGACGAAGACCTTCCACCCGCGGACCGGCGAGCCGACGAAGACGAAGGGCGAGTGCCGCCAGAAGATGATCCACGACGGCCGGTTCCTCCAGTCGGAGTTCACCTTCGCCGGCGACAACGGGACCACCACCGGAACCGGGCAGATCGGCTTCGAGCCGGAAACGGGCAAGTTCACGAGCGTCTGGACCGACTCGCGCCAGACGCGGATGTCGTTCCGACAGAGCGACGAGAAGTTCGACGGGCAGAAGATCGTTCTGATCGGCAAGGAGTTGGGCGGCGGCGCGAAGGACGGGCGCCGGTCGCAGACGACCACCACCTTCGACGCGGACCGCAAGACGATCGTTCACCGTCAGCACGCCATCGACGCGGACGGCAAGGAGCGCCTGGTCATGGAACTGGTCCTGACCCGCAAGGTGCCGCCGGCACCGGCCAAGTGA
- a CDS encoding FliA/WhiG family RNA polymerase sigma factor has translation MVTQTETDIHSVWVEYRERPTVELRNRLVERYLPLVKYNAERIWSRLPDGVELDDLISAGVFGLLDAIEAFDLGRGVKFETYCVPRIRGAMLDELRTMDWVPRLVRSKASRMDAARKELEAALGRPPTGEELATKLGIPLDQLDQYVGDATAVNLVSLNKKWYETDSYKDVREIDILEDKKAEDPTGRLQNRDLMKLVTRGLNRNERLIVILYYYEEMTMKEIGATLNLSESRVSQMHSSIVARLQAHLAKRKGEFNDN, from the coding sequence ATCGTGACCCAGACCGAAACCGACATCCACTCCGTGTGGGTCGAGTACCGCGAGCGCCCGACGGTCGAGCTGCGGAACCGGCTCGTCGAACGGTACCTGCCGCTCGTCAAGTACAACGCCGAGCGGATCTGGTCGCGCCTCCCGGACGGGGTCGAACTCGACGACCTGATCAGCGCGGGGGTGTTCGGCCTGCTCGACGCCATCGAAGCGTTCGACCTCGGGCGCGGCGTGAAGTTCGAAACGTACTGCGTGCCGCGCATCCGCGGCGCCATGCTCGACGAGCTGCGCACGATGGACTGGGTGCCGCGGCTCGTCCGCAGCAAGGCCAGCCGCATGGACGCCGCCCGGAAGGAGCTGGAGGCCGCGCTCGGCCGCCCGCCCACCGGCGAAGAGCTGGCCACGAAGCTCGGCATCCCGCTCGACCAGCTCGACCAGTACGTGGGCGACGCCACCGCGGTCAACCTGGTCAGCCTGAACAAGAAGTGGTACGAGACCGACAGCTATAAGGACGTCCGCGAGATCGACATCCTCGAGGACAAGAAGGCCGAGGACCCGACCGGCCGGTTGCAGAACCGCGACCTCATGAAGCTCGTCACCCGCGGCCTGAACCGCAACGAGCGGCTCATCGTCATCCTCTACTACTACGAGGAGATGACGATGAAGGAGATCGGGGCGACGCTCAACCTGAGCGAGTCGCGCGTGAGCCAGATGCACTCGAGCATCGTCGCCCGGTTGCAGGCGCACCTCGCCAAGCGCAAGGGCGAGTTCAACGACAACTGA
- a CDS encoding PAS domain S-box protein, which yields MCDQRVRAGARPSGFAVHLRRVAGDEGLAEAPASRALAQLRAVVASVADGLVVADAAGTLLDWNPAALRLHGYASVEEVRRHLSTFPDTFILSVPGGPPLPYSEWPLCRVLRGERLVEYELQVRRTDGAEDLVVAYSGARIPDPAGGPDLAVLTLHDVTAHRRTEARLRASEALFRGAFEDTAVPMALLALDNRFVRVNAAFARLFGYSRDELLGMSMPEVTHPDDVVKSLAGREALLAGAAHFAQEKRYVHRDGRVVWCVACVSLVRDAEGRPQMYVGQVLDVTDRKRAEGELRASAERFRAFFEATTAGVVEIAPDARILRANAAFCRMIGYGPDELAEMTVADVLFPEDRDHVLAQYAGVGAGATPSYETDRRYRRRDGSPLWARVSVGAARDEGGRPAVVSAVVIDLTERKRLEERFQQAQKMEAIGRLAGGIAHDFNNLLTVIVGYGEILLARLPPGDDTRDVVQQMTAAGERAAGLTAQLLAFSRHAVVEPRVLDLNEVVAQSARLLRRLVGEDVVLGTALAPDLSRVRADPTQVEQILMNLVVNAKDAMPRGGRLTIETRELRLRAEDAAAFPDLAPGGYVQLAVSDTGTGMTEGTRARVFEPFFTTKEVGKGTGLGLAVVHGAVKQSGGRVDVYSELGVGTTFKVLLPAVGAAPTGAPGWRHSRRGARRPSCSSRTRPACGRSPGWRWRPRGTPSWRRPAGEAPCGSPRRTPARSTCW from the coding sequence GTGTGCGATCAGCGCGTGCGCGCGGGCGCGCGGCCCTCCGGGTTCGCCGTCCACCTCCGGCGGGTTGCCGGGGACGAGGGGCTCGCCGAGGCGCCCGCGAGCCGCGCTCTGGCCCAGCTCCGGGCGGTGGTGGCGAGCGTCGCGGACGGGCTCGTCGTCGCCGACGCCGCGGGCACCCTCCTCGACTGGAACCCGGCCGCCCTGCGGTTGCACGGCTACGCGAGTGTGGAGGAGGTCCGGCGGCACCTGTCCACGTTCCCCGACACGTTCATCCTGTCGGTTCCCGGGGGCCCGCCGCTCCCGTACTCCGAGTGGCCCCTGTGCCGGGTGCTGCGGGGCGAGCGGCTGGTCGAGTACGAACTCCAGGTGCGGCGCACCGACGGCGCGGAGGACCTGGTCGTCGCCTACAGCGGCGCCCGCATCCCCGACCCGGCGGGCGGCCCGGACCTGGCCGTTCTCACCCTTCACGACGTGACCGCCCACCGGCGGACCGAAGCGCGGCTGCGGGCCAGCGAGGCGCTGTTCCGCGGCGCGTTCGAGGACACGGCCGTCCCGATGGCCCTCCTCGCCCTCGACAACCGGTTCGTCCGCGTGAACGCCGCCTTCGCCCGGCTGTTCGGGTACTCGCGCGACGAGCTCCTCGGCATGTCGATGCCCGAGGTCACGCACCCGGACGACGTGGTCAAGAGTCTGGCCGGGCGCGAGGCGCTCCTCGCGGGCGCGGCCCACTTCGCGCAGGAGAAGCGGTACGTCCACCGGGACGGGCGCGTGGTGTGGTGCGTGGCGTGCGTCTCCCTGGTCCGGGACGCGGAGGGGCGGCCCCAGATGTACGTCGGTCAGGTGCTGGACGTGACCGACCGGAAGCGGGCCGAGGGCGAACTGCGCGCGAGCGCGGAGCGGTTCCGGGCGTTCTTCGAGGCGACCACCGCGGGCGTGGTGGAAATCGCCCCCGACGCCCGCATCCTGCGGGCCAACGCGGCCTTTTGCCGGATGATCGGCTACGGCCCCGACGAACTGGCCGAAATGACCGTGGCCGACGTCCTGTTTCCGGAGGACCGGGACCACGTTCTGGCCCAGTACGCCGGGGTGGGGGCCGGGGCGACGCCCTCGTACGAGACCGACCGGCGGTACCGGCGGAGGGACGGCTCGCCCCTGTGGGCGCGGGTCAGCGTCGGCGCGGCGCGCGACGAGGGCGGCCGGCCGGCGGTGGTGTCGGCGGTGGTGATCGATCTGACGGAGCGCAAGCGGCTGGAGGAGCGGTTCCAGCAGGCGCAGAAGATGGAAGCGATCGGCCGGTTGGCCGGCGGGATCGCACACGACTTCAACAACCTGCTCACCGTGATCGTCGGGTACGGCGAGATCCTGCTCGCCCGGCTCCCGCCGGGCGACGACACCCGCGACGTCGTGCAGCAGATGACCGCGGCCGGGGAGCGGGCGGCCGGGCTGACGGCCCAGCTCCTGGCGTTCAGCCGCCACGCCGTCGTGGAGCCGCGCGTCCTCGACCTGAACGAGGTGGTGGCCCAATCCGCGCGGCTCCTGCGGCGACTGGTCGGGGAGGACGTGGTGCTAGGAACGGCCCTGGCCCCCGACCTGAGCCGGGTGCGCGCGGACCCGACCCAGGTGGAACAGATCCTCATGAACCTGGTGGTGAACGCGAAGGACGCGATGCCGCGCGGCGGCCGGCTGACGATCGAGACGCGCGAGTTGCGGTTGCGGGCGGAGGACGCGGCCGCGTTCCCCGACCTGGCGCCGGGGGGCTACGTCCAGCTAGCCGTCTCGGACACGGGCACCGGGATGACGGAAGGAACAAGGGCCCGCGTGTTCGAGCCGTTCTTCACGACGAAGGAGGTCGGCAAGGGCACCGGTCTGGGGCTGGCGGTGGTTCACGGAGCGGTCAAGCAGAGCGGCGGGCGGGTGGACGTGTACAGCGAACTCGGGGTCGGGACCACGTTCAAGGTCCTGCTGCCGGCGGTCGGCGCCGCGCCGACCGGGGCTCCGGGGTGGCGCCACTCGCGCCGCGGGGCACGGAGACCGTCCTGCTCGTCGAGGACGAGGCCGGCGTGCGGGCGGTCGCCCGGGTGGCGCTGGAGGCCCAGGGGTACACCGTCCTGGAGGCGGCCGGCGGGGGAGGCGCCCTGCGGGTCGCCGCGGCGCACGCCGGCACGATCCACCTGTTGGTAA
- a CDS encoding response regulator — protein sequence MADPVAVPGQNAIALRVLVVDDHLDAADALAAVLDVYGYPARACHDGAEALVAAAEFGPHVCLLDLMMPNMDGLELARRLREQAGGRPLVLVAVTSLGDIEALTWTALGGFHAHLIKPVDARTLISTLNRVGRVFARPGGPTA from the coding sequence ATGGCCGATCCGGTCGCGGTTCCGGGCCAGAACGCCATCGCGCTGCGGGTTCTGGTGGTGGACGATCACCTGGACGCGGCCGATGCCCTGGCCGCGGTCCTTGATGTGTACGGGTACCCGGCCCGTGCCTGCCACGACGGGGCGGAGGCCCTCGTCGCCGCCGCCGAGTTCGGTCCGCACGTGTGTCTGCTCGATTTGATGATGCCCAACATGGACGGCCTTGAACTGGCCCGTCGGCTGCGGGAACAGGCCGGAGGGCGCCCGCTGGTGCTGGTCGCGGTCACCTCCCTCGGTGACATCGAAGCTCTGACCTGGACGGCCCTGGGCGGTTTTCACGCCCACCTCATCAAGCCCGTCGATGCGCGGACGCTGATCTCGACCCTCAACCGGGTGGGCCGGGTCTTCGCCCGCCCCGGCGGTCCGACCGCGTGA